In a genomic window of Temperatibacter marinus:
- the uvrB gene encoding excinuclease ABC subunit UvrB codes for MPGEHHLANFIPNKANRPEKTEGGKKFELVSDFTPSGDQPAAIKELVQGISQGESDQVLLGVTGSGKTYTIANIIEQTQRPALIMAPNKTLAAQLYGEFKAFFPNNAVEYFVSYYDYYQPEAYVPRTDTFVEKEASINEQIDRMRHSATQSILERDDVIIVASVSCIYGIGSVETYTAMSQMIKVGQTIDPQQLARKLVAQQYTRNDQAFQRGTFRVRGDVIDIFPSHYEDRAWRIMLFGDEIEEIFEFDPLTGHKTASLEAVKIYANSHYVTPRPTLDQAVKGIRHELAQRIDYYKSQERLLEMQRIEQRTNFDIESLEAMGSCAGIENYSRYLTGRAPGDPPPTLYEYLPENALLFMDESHVSVSQISGMSRGDAKRKGTLADHGFRLPSAIDNRPLKFEEWDGMRPQSVYVSATPGDWELERTGGVFTEQVIRPTGLTDPDIEIRPVDMQVDDLMHEAHRMAEKGMRVLVTTLTKRMAEDLTEYLHENGVKVRYMHSDIDTLERIEIIRDLRLGVFDVLVGINLLREGLDIPECGLVAILDADKEGFLRSERSLIQTIGRAARNVDGRVILYADKITGSMKTAIDETNRRRSKQEAYNIEHGIEPKTVAKNIGEIIEHISSGDYVTVDIGEDADHLVGSNLKKHLDTLKKKMIEAAENLEFEEAARLRDEVKSLEAGELGVPDPTVRPKGRSSGGVGGTRTVKSKSQKKWS; via the coding sequence ATGCCAGGTGAACATCATTTAGCGAATTTTATTCCTAACAAAGCCAACCGCCCTGAAAAAACAGAAGGCGGTAAGAAATTTGAATTGGTTTCAGATTTTACCCCGTCTGGTGACCAGCCCGCGGCCATCAAGGAACTTGTCCAAGGGATCTCTCAAGGGGAGAGCGATCAGGTCCTTCTCGGTGTTACGGGATCAGGGAAAACATATACTATTGCAAATATTATAGAACAAACGCAGCGACCGGCTCTCATCATGGCTCCGAACAAGACATTAGCCGCTCAGTTGTACGGCGAATTTAAGGCGTTTTTCCCCAACAATGCCGTCGAATATTTTGTCTCTTATTATGATTATTATCAGCCAGAAGCTTATGTACCACGCACAGACACATTTGTCGAAAAAGAAGCCAGCATTAACGAGCAGATCGATCGTATGCGCCACTCTGCAACGCAGTCTATACTTGAGCGGGATGACGTGATTATTGTTGCCTCTGTCTCTTGTATCTACGGTATTGGGTCGGTGGAAACTTATACTGCAATGAGTCAAATGATCAAAGTTGGACAGACTATTGATCCGCAGCAGTTAGCGCGAAAATTAGTGGCCCAGCAATATACCCGCAATGATCAAGCTTTCCAACGCGGCACTTTTAGAGTGCGCGGTGATGTGATTGATATCTTTCCATCACACTATGAAGATCGAGCTTGGCGTATCATGCTCTTTGGAGATGAAATCGAAGAGATATTTGAATTTGATCCTCTGACAGGCCATAAGACAGCTTCATTGGAAGCGGTGAAAATATATGCGAACAGCCATTATGTAACGCCTCGCCCTACGCTTGATCAGGCTGTAAAAGGAATTCGGCATGAGTTGGCGCAGCGAATTGACTATTATAAATCCCAAGAGCGCCTTCTTGAGATGCAACGGATTGAACAGCGAACAAACTTTGATATTGAAAGTTTAGAGGCCATGGGTAGCTGTGCTGGAATTGAGAATTACAGCCGGTACTTGACTGGTCGGGCGCCTGGCGACCCTCCGCCAACCTTGTATGAATATCTACCTGAAAACGCATTACTCTTCATGGACGAAAGCCATGTTTCTGTTTCGCAAATTAGCGGGATGAGCCGTGGCGACGCCAAAAGAAAAGGCACACTTGCAGATCATGGATTTAGACTGCCCTCTGCCATCGACAATCGACCGTTGAAGTTTGAAGAATGGGATGGAATGCGTCCCCAATCAGTCTATGTGTCTGCTACGCCAGGTGATTGGGAACTAGAGCGAACTGGAGGTGTCTTTACAGAACAGGTTATCCGTCCAACAGGTTTAACAGATCCAGATATTGAAATCAGACCTGTTGATATGCAGGTTGATGATTTGATGCATGAAGCGCACCGCATGGCGGAAAAAGGAATGCGTGTTTTGGTGACGACTCTGACGAAAAGAATGGCAGAGGATTTAACCGAGTATCTTCACGAGAACGGCGTGAAAGTCAGATACATGCACTCTGACATTGATACATTAGAGCGCATAGAAATTATTCGTGATTTACGACTCGGTGTGTTTGATGTTTTGGTGGGTATTAACTTGCTGCGGGAGGGGCTTGATATTCCTGAATGCGGTCTTGTCGCGATCCTCGATGCAGATAAAGAAGGTTTCTTGAGAAGCGAACGGTCTCTTATTCAGACGATTGGTCGCGCAGCACGCAATGTCGACGGACGGGTTATTTTATATGCGGATAAAATTACGGGCAGTATGAAAACGGCCATTGATGAAACCAATCGCCGCCGATCAAAGCAAGAAGCCTATAATATAGAACACGGCATTGAACCCAAGACGGTAGCGAAAAATATCGGGGAGATAATTGAACATATATCAAGCGGAGACTATGTCACTGTTGATATTGGCGAGGATGCTGATCATCTTGTGGGTAGTAATCTTAAAAAGCATCTTGATACTTTGAAAAAGAAAATGATTGAAGCGGCTGAAAATCTTGAATTTGAGGAAGCAGCGCGCCTTCGTGACGAAGTTAAATCTCTTGAAGCTGGTGAACTGGGCGTCCCTGATCCGACCGTGCGACCAAAGGGCCGATCTTCTGGAGGTGTGGGCGGAACCAGGACTGTTAAATCTAAGTCTCAGAAGAAGTGGTCCTAG
- a CDS encoding amidohydrolase: MKQIFILLTICLTGLATMVDAADKIQVSLIVKGDHVVTMEKGNLIEDGAVAIQGAKIVAIGTAAEILSDYHADTILSGDGKILMPGLVNGHTHTSMTLMRGLADDLKLMEWLTQHIFPMEGKYVDPEFIRLGSSLACYEMIKSGTTTFVDMYFYPDTIAQVVDECGLRAIISAPMIDFPSPGFKGWDDSYQAGVDYVKRWKGKHERITPALAPHAPYTVAPNHLKQAAETARELGVPISIHVAEDSSETKTIGERYGKTPVTHVKDLGYFDVPEQVIAAHVVYPTAEEIKEMVGKPFGPIHNPTSNLKLAAGISPVTEMMKAGVHVGLGTDGAASNNDLDMWGEIHLAALIHKTATGDPTAMPAYDAVSLATDSGARAIGKGQEVGSLEVGKWADMIQLDVSTLEMQPLYNVMSHLAYAVNGSDVVTTIVHGQILMKDREVQTIKAEPLKEKIIQKVNEMKAALKETKEE, encoded by the coding sequence ATGAAACAGATATTCATACTTCTCACGATATGTTTGACAGGATTAGCGACGATGGTTGATGCAGCGGATAAGATACAAGTTTCTCTCATTGTTAAAGGGGATCACGTTGTCACAATGGAGAAGGGCAATTTAATAGAGGACGGCGCTGTGGCTATTCAGGGCGCCAAGATCGTTGCCATTGGTACAGCGGCAGAAATCCTCAGTGACTATCATGCAGACACGATACTCTCAGGTGACGGTAAAATTTTGATGCCAGGCCTCGTCAATGGCCATACCCATACCAGTATGACTTTGATGCGCGGGCTTGCTGATGATTTGAAACTCATGGAGTGGCTTACACAGCATATTTTCCCGATGGAGGGCAAATATGTAGATCCAGAATTTATCAGGCTTGGCTCTTCTCTCGCTTGTTATGAGATGATCAAGTCGGGCACCACGACATTTGTGGATATGTATTTTTATCCAGACACAATTGCTCAAGTTGTAGATGAATGTGGCCTTAGAGCGATCATCAGTGCTCCCATGATAGACTTTCCTAGTCCGGGCTTTAAGGGGTGGGACGATAGCTACCAAGCTGGTGTAGATTATGTGAAAAGATGGAAAGGGAAACATGAGCGCATAACACCAGCCCTAGCGCCTCACGCCCCGTATACTGTCGCTCCAAATCACCTTAAACAAGCTGCAGAGACAGCACGCGAACTGGGAGTTCCGATCTCTATCCATGTGGCAGAAGATTCGTCTGAGACAAAAACCATTGGGGAAAGATACGGAAAAACACCTGTGACTCATGTGAAAGACTTGGGATATTTTGATGTACCAGAACAAGTGATTGCGGCTCATGTAGTTTATCCGACAGCAGAAGAAATTAAAGAAATGGTCGGTAAGCCGTTCGGTCCAATCCATAACCCGACATCTAATTTAAAACTTGCCGCCGGCATTTCACCCGTGACAGAAATGATGAAAGCCGGTGTGCACGTTGGCCTTGGGACCGATGGTGCGGCTTCGAATAATGACCTTGATATGTGGGGTGAAATACACCTCGCAGCTCTGATTCACAAAACAGCTACCGGAGACCCAACAGCCATGCCAGCCTATGATGCTGTATCATTGGCGACAGACAGTGGTGCGCGCGCCATTGGTAAGGGACAAGAAGTCGGAAGCTTAGAGGTTGGGAAATGGGCAGATATGATCCAGCTTGATGTCTCAACTCTCGAGATGCAGCCGCTCTATAATGTTATGTCGCATCTGGCCTATGCTGTGAATGGGTCTGATGTCGTCACAACGATTGTGCATGGGCAAATATTAATGAAGGATCGTGAAGTTCAAACCATTAAGGCAGAACCGCTTAAAGAGAAAATCATTCAAAAAGTGAATGAAATGAAAGCTGCTTTAAAAGAAACTAAGGAAGAGTAA
- a CDS encoding phytanoyl-CoA dioxygenase family protein produces the protein MKFLKSILSLPFHLVALLTGSNSFIANPIIGSRLLNYCGLHILRYCLAHFLTQCRWSFLLWKMPASDRKAFHKDGFLVLQNYLSEDEFNALVIETTAIEGEARELSQGDTHTQRILLDHESLEKSPALKKFISNRSFNNLLDYGASFAHPALLYLQRIRNGLYGQTTHSSDPQKNIHSDTFHPTMKAWYFLEDVAPEDGPFTYVAGSHQFTWKRLKWEYKKSITVQNHPDGYSEKGSMRADIEDLREMDLPNPQALPLPANSLVIANTHGFHCRGQAVAGRGRFEIWAYCRMNPFIPLPKIMARWGGRYQRRVMRWYWSYLDKKNEKRGVPSTWHLIDHKLVTNKEYDAKK, from the coding sequence ATGAAGTTCTTAAAGTCAATTCTATCCCTTCCCTTTCATCTTGTGGCCTTGCTCACCGGAAGTAATTCTTTTATTGCCAATCCAATTATCGGCTCGAGACTGCTAAACTATTGCGGTCTTCACATTCTAAGATATTGCCTTGCGCATTTTCTAACACAGTGCCGATGGTCTTTTTTGTTGTGGAAAATGCCAGCCTCAGACAGAAAAGCTTTTCATAAGGACGGCTTTCTTGTCCTTCAAAATTACCTCTCTGAGGATGAATTTAACGCCCTTGTTATAGAGACCACAGCCATAGAGGGCGAAGCACGAGAATTATCACAGGGTGACACCCATACACAGAGGATTTTGTTAGATCATGAGAGTTTAGAGAAGAGCCCTGCGCTTAAGAAATTCATATCTAATCGATCGTTCAACAATCTCCTGGATTACGGTGCGAGTTTTGCCCATCCAGCGTTGCTTTACTTGCAGCGGATAAGGAATGGTCTTTACGGCCAAACAACACACTCGTCTGATCCTCAAAAAAATATCCATTCAGATACTTTTCATCCTACCATGAAAGCTTGGTATTTCCTTGAAGATGTCGCCCCGGAAGACGGCCCATTCACCTATGTTGCAGGATCCCATCAATTCACATGGAAGCGGCTAAAGTGGGAGTATAAAAAGTCCATTACTGTTCAAAATCATCCTGATGGATATAGTGAAAAAGGTTCCATGCGCGCGGATATAGAGGACCTAAGAGAGATGGACCTACCTAACCCTCAAGCGCTACCTCTTCCTGCCAATAGTCTGGTCATTGCGAATACACATGGCTTTCACTGCCGGGGACAAGCCGTTGCTGGTCGAGGTCGATTTGAAATATGGGCCTATTGTCGAATGAATCCTTTTATTCCGCTGCCTAAAATTATGGCGCGTTGGGGAGGCCGCTATCAAAGGCGCGTTATGCGCTGGTATTGGTCATACTTGGATAAAAAGAATGAAAAGCGTGGTGTGCCCTCAACCTGGCATCTAATTGATCACAAACTGGTCACAAACAAAGAGTATGACGCAAAGAAATAA
- a CDS encoding methyltransferase family protein, giving the protein MIDFLTTAKMLTILPFALSAILVGAMALRTVLVKIRTGQNPNYLKASDDVMGFCAKMYSVSFIVMVLFLIGRLIDPSLDILVGPILLLASKPMIAFSGIILGLVGVMLCLWAMIVISKNWRIGIPESAENDDEIALVTSGPFSVSRNPFFLGVQLLFLGIFLMAPSAITLAVSLLIFCTVNVQVREEEAYLVKKIGPDYETYFSKVRRWI; this is encoded by the coding sequence ATGATTGATTTTTTAACGACAGCGAAAATGTTGACGATACTTCCTTTTGCTCTGTCAGCGATTTTAGTTGGCGCCATGGCTCTTCGGACAGTGCTGGTGAAGATCCGAACGGGTCAAAATCCAAACTATTTAAAAGCCAGTGATGATGTAATGGGGTTTTGCGCAAAAATGTACTCGGTTTCCTTCATTGTCATGGTCTTATTTCTCATCGGTCGGTTGATTGATCCATCCCTAGATATCCTCGTTGGGCCAATCCTGCTACTCGCGAGTAAACCAATGATTGCCTTCTCAGGAATTATCCTGGGGCTCGTTGGTGTGATGCTTTGCCTTTGGGCCATGATTGTCATCAGCAAAAATTGGCGGATTGGCATTCCTGAATCCGCTGAAAATGATGATGAAATTGCCCTGGTTACTTCAGGGCCTTTTTCAGTGAGTAGGAACCCTTTTTTCTTAGGCGTGCAACTGCTATTTCTTGGGATTTTCCTAATGGCGCCGAGTGCGATAACCCTTGCTGTCTCTCTGTTAATCTTCTGCACAGTGAATGTACAAGTCAGAGAGGAGGAAGCCTATTTGGTTAAAAAAATAGGCCCCGACTATGAGACCTATTTTTCAAAAGTACGGCGTTGGATTTAG
- a CDS encoding MATE family efflux transporter codes for MTNNQAQTIAYATDTIGKLFLQTAVPIVIIMMVNGLYNVVDAWFLGIYVGAEALAAVTLMFPFQMIIIALSMTVSSGMSSILARALGAKDRQKAEVSFTLAHLISTIISTLTILLFTLWGADLVISMANGDALIENQSYSYMKILVWACPLMFYLTLHNDALRAEGYVKIMTLISLAGTALNILFNYILIVQMDLGVEGSAYGTVGAQALSFIVLLIFRHQQKKSLGLCSLTHTELSPIIKSIFGLGIPSGLNFLGVGLVTIIVIYALQIWPPADYSTTISAYGILTRVTTFTFLPLMGFAMATQTLVGHNFGAGHYSRSRDILMAAIKIAFIYCVSIEALFFLFAADIGRLFVDDPKVINDVTRLIPYMIIMFFSFGPMMIIAYYFQAIGSIAKAAILNLGRTYLFVIPLLFILPIYYGETGVWSARPVAEIGMWLLTLWVLKSGKRHKLVQDASDG; via the coding sequence ATGACCAATAATCAAGCCCAGACTATTGCCTATGCGACGGACACCATTGGCAAATTATTCTTACAAACTGCCGTGCCTATAGTCATTATTATGATGGTAAACGGACTGTATAATGTCGTAGACGCTTGGTTCCTTGGAATCTATGTCGGTGCTGAAGCCCTTGCAGCTGTCACACTCATGTTTCCTTTTCAAATGATCATCATTGCCCTGTCTATGACCGTTTCAAGTGGTATGTCGAGTATTTTAGCCCGCGCTTTAGGAGCAAAGGATCGTCAGAAAGCAGAAGTAAGTTTCACACTCGCCCATCTCATTTCTACAATCATCTCAACCCTCACCATTTTATTATTCACTCTCTGGGGCGCTGATTTAGTAATATCGATGGCAAATGGAGATGCCTTAATAGAAAATCAAAGCTATTCTTATATGAAAATATTAGTTTGGGCTTGTCCCCTGATGTTCTATTTAACCCTTCACAATGACGCCCTACGGGCTGAAGGTTATGTGAAAATCATGACGCTGATTTCCCTCGCAGGAACTGCCTTAAACATCCTCTTTAATTACATTTTGATCGTTCAAATGGATCTGGGTGTAGAGGGCTCGGCTTATGGCACTGTAGGTGCACAAGCCCTGAGCTTCATCGTTCTCCTAATCTTTCGTCACCAACAAAAAAAATCCCTTGGTTTATGCAGCCTGACCCACACAGAACTCTCTCCGATCATAAAATCAATCTTTGGCCTTGGGATCCCTTCTGGATTAAATTTTTTGGGTGTCGGATTAGTGACTATCATCGTCATCTATGCTCTTCAAATCTGGCCGCCTGCTGACTATTCAACCACAATTAGTGCCTATGGTATTTTAACACGTGTCACGACCTTTACATTTCTTCCATTAATGGGTTTTGCCATGGCAACTCAAACTCTTGTTGGGCATAATTTTGGAGCAGGGCATTATTCTCGATCTCGTGATATTCTTATGGCAGCCATTAAAATAGCTTTTATTTACTGCGTAAGCATCGAAGCATTATTCTTTCTGTTCGCCGCGGATATTGGTCGCCTCTTTGTTGATGATCCTAAAGTGATCAATGATGTCACTCGCCTGATCCCTTATATGATCATCATGTTTTTCTCTTTTGGACCAATGATGATTATTGCCTATTATTTTCAAGCCATTGGAAGCATCGCGAAAGCCGCTATCTTGAATTTAGGAAGAACCTATCTCTTTGTTATTCCCCTGCTCTTTATATTGCCGATCTATTACGGGGAAACAGGAGTCTGGAGTGCACGCCCCGTTGCCGAAATTGGCATGTGGCTGTTAACTTTATGGGTTCTAAAGTCCGGAAAGCGCCATAAGTTGGTACAAGATGCAAGCGATGGATAA
- a CDS encoding SDR family NAD(P)-dependent oxidoreductase, producing MKLADIGVVVTGGASGLGGATAEYFAAQGAKVTIFDLNEEAGHKQAEKIGGQFAKVNVADEASVRSGLDLAETAHGITRVLMNCAGIIGAGKTVGRDGAMPLDKYKAAIDVNLVGSFNCIRLVAERLCKADPIDGERGILISTASIAGYEGQIGQVAYAASKGGIIGMTLPVARDLSRDLIRNMTIAPGIFMTPMLAAVPDEYRQALAANVPNPSRLGDPEEFARLAEHIVENQYLNGEVIRLDGALRMQPK from the coding sequence ATGAAATTAGCAGATATCGGTGTCGTTGTTACAGGAGGCGCTTCGGGGCTTGGAGGCGCAACAGCAGAATATTTTGCCGCCCAAGGGGCAAAAGTGACAATTTTCGACTTAAATGAAGAGGCTGGGCATAAACAGGCAGAGAAAATTGGCGGCCAATTCGCTAAGGTGAATGTTGCAGATGAGGCGAGTGTTAGATCTGGTTTAGATTTGGCTGAAACTGCCCACGGCATAACGCGTGTCTTGATGAATTGTGCAGGTATTATTGGTGCGGGAAAAACAGTGGGCCGAGACGGTGCTATGCCGCTTGATAAGTATAAAGCGGCTATTGATGTGAACCTTGTAGGCTCCTTTAACTGTATTCGTCTTGTGGCAGAGCGCTTGTGCAAAGCGGATCCTATTGACGGCGAGCGTGGCATTCTCATCTCAACAGCATCAATTGCAGGTTATGAAGGTCAAATTGGGCAAGTGGCCTATGCAGCTTCAAAAGGTGGCATTATTGGCATGACGTTGCCTGTTGCTCGCGACCTTTCACGTGATTTAATTCGGAATATGACCATTGCGCCGGGCATATTTATGACCCCTATGCTTGCAGCCGTCCCCGATGAATACCGTCAAGCCTTAGCGGCGAATGTTCCAAACCCTAGCCGATTGGGCGATCCAGAAGAGTTCGCGCGTCTTGCGGAACATATTGTAGAAAATCAATATTTAAATGGGGAAGTCATTCGCTTAGACGGCGCCCTCAGGATGCAGCCGAAATAA
- a CDS encoding pyridoxal phosphate-dependent aminotransferase, whose product MSILSKTLDRIKPSPTMAVTGKAIAMKAAGKDVIGLGAGEPDFDTPDHIKDAAKAAMDAGETKYTNVDGTAAVKQAVIEKFKRENNLEFSHDQISVNSGGKHTIYNCMMATLNPGDEVIIPAPYWVSYPDIVQLAEGVPVIIEASIESHFKISPDQLESAITEKTKWLIFNSPSNPTGAAYTKEEIKALGSVLKRHPHVWVFADDIYEHLVYDDFKFFTFAEVCPDLSARILTMNGIAKAYAMTGWRIGYAAGDASVIKGMAKIQSQSTSNPCSISQAATEAALNGPQDFLESRAASFKKRRDMVVKMLNEAEGIDCPMPEGAFYVYPSIAGCIGKSTPAGNVIECDEDFVTYLLEEYGVAAVHGKAFGLSPYFRASYATSKDLLKEACQRIQKATAALK is encoded by the coding sequence ATGAGCATTCTAAGTAAAACACTCGATCGTATAAAACCCTCTCCAACAATGGCTGTTACAGGTAAAGCAATCGCTATGAAAGCCGCAGGAAAGGATGTGATTGGTCTCGGTGCAGGTGAACCTGATTTTGACACACCCGATCACATAAAAGACGCAGCAAAAGCAGCGATGGATGCAGGCGAAACCAAATATACAAACGTGGATGGCACTGCGGCTGTGAAACAGGCTGTCATTGAAAAATTCAAACGGGAAAATAACCTTGAATTTTCTCATGATCAAATCAGTGTCAATAGTGGCGGGAAACATACAATATATAACTGCATGATGGCCACACTCAATCCTGGCGATGAAGTGATTATTCCCGCGCCGTATTGGGTCAGCTACCCAGATATTGTTCAATTAGCTGAAGGCGTACCAGTGATCATAGAGGCCTCCATTGAGAGTCATTTTAAAATAAGCCCAGATCAACTTGAATCTGCCATAACAGAAAAAACAAAATGGCTTATCTTCAACAGCCCATCTAATCCAACAGGTGCTGCTTATACAAAAGAGGAAATCAAAGCGCTTGGGTCTGTCCTAAAAAGACATCCACATGTCTGGGTATTCGCGGATGATATATACGAACATCTTGTCTATGATGACTTCAAATTTTTTACTTTTGCAGAAGTCTGCCCTGACCTATCGGCACGAATTTTAACAATGAATGGGATTGCCAAAGCCTATGCAATGACAGGATGGCGCATTGGCTATGCAGCAGGAGACGCCTCTGTTATAAAAGGAATGGCTAAAATTCAATCTCAAAGCACATCCAATCCTTGCTCAATTTCTCAAGCAGCTACAGAAGCTGCCCTGAATGGTCCTCAGGACTTTCTAGAAAGCCGTGCAGCATCTTTTAAGAAAAGACGGGACATGGTTGTGAAGATGCTTAATGAGGCAGAAGGCATCGACTGTCCCATGCCTGAAGGAGCATTTTATGTCTATCCCTCAATTGCGGGGTGCATCGGAAAGTCCACGCCGGCAGGGAACGTTATTGAGTGTGACGAAGATTTCGTCACCTACTTACTTGAAGAGTACGGTGTCGCTGCTGTCCACGGGAAAGCTTTCGGCCTCTCGCCCTATTTTAGAGCCAGCTATGCGACCTCAAAAGACCTGTTAAAGGAAGCGTGTCAAAGAATTCAAAAAGCCACTGCAGCCCTTAAATAA
- the glmU gene encoding bifunctional UDP-N-acetylglucosamine diphosphorylase/glucosamine-1-phosphate N-acetyltransferase GlmU: MSHQLSVIILAAGKGTRMKSDLHKVLHPIAGKPMIHHLVEAVQDLAPDEITLVVGALKEQVMEAVPMVAYAEQKEQLGTGHAVKIATDSFKNQAADVLILYGDVPFIPASIMQDMLDSRKQSGAVASVLGFTPKDAARYGRLKLDAEGGLESIVEYKDASEAERNIPLCNSGMMAVDGTLLPTLLSKLSNDNASGEYYLTDIVEIGRKMGKKISVTHACEEDVMGVNSRSDLAQAEAIFQTKMRTKMMDNGITMIDPNSVYFSADTVIDPDVVIEPNVFIGPQVKIMKGAVIKAFSHLEGAVIGKRAQIGPYARLRPGTKLHEDTKVGNFVETKKAIVGPGSKINHLSYVGDSLLGKKVNVGAGTITCNYDGYNKSVTEMGDGSFIGSNTSLVAPVKVGEGAIVAAGSTITKDVTENSLASERAKQTEISGFATKFRARALAKKEKMKKG, encoded by the coding sequence ATGAGCCATCAATTATCCGTCATTATTCTTGCTGCTGGCAAAGGCACACGTATGAAGTCTGACCTTCATAAAGTTCTTCACCCCATTGCAGGCAAACCAATGATCCATCATCTTGTTGAGGCAGTTCAAGACTTGGCTCCTGATGAGATAACTCTTGTTGTCGGGGCGCTGAAAGAACAAGTCATGGAAGCTGTTCCCATGGTAGCTTATGCAGAACAGAAAGAGCAACTGGGGACAGGTCATGCTGTTAAGATTGCTACAGACTCCTTCAAAAACCAAGCTGCGGATGTTTTAATTTTGTACGGCGATGTCCCTTTTATTCCTGCGAGCATCATGCAAGACATGCTGGACAGTCGCAAACAATCCGGGGCTGTCGCCAGCGTTCTTGGCTTTACTCCGAAAGATGCTGCCCGGTACGGCCGCCTTAAACTGGATGCAGAGGGAGGGCTTGAGAGCATTGTTGAATATAAAGATGCATCAGAGGCTGAGCGCAACATTCCTTTATGCAATTCTGGGATGATGGCTGTGGATGGGACATTACTGCCAACTTTACTCTCTAAACTTTCAAATGATAATGCTTCCGGCGAATATTACCTTACAGATATTGTCGAAATTGGACGAAAAATGGGCAAAAAAATCAGTGTAACTCATGCCTGTGAAGAAGATGTGATGGGAGTGAATAGTCGATCCGACTTAGCCCAAGCTGAAGCTATATTTCAAACCAAGATGCGCACCAAAATGATGGACAATGGCATTACGATGATTGATCCAAATAGTGTCTATTTTTCAGCGGATACAGTGATAGACCCAGATGTCGTCATTGAACCCAATGTATTCATTGGTCCTCAAGTTAAGATAATGAAAGGGGCTGTGATTAAAGCTTTCAGTCATCTGGAAGGTGCCGTCATTGGGAAACGCGCTCAAATTGGTCCCTACGCCCGACTGAGGCCAGGAACAAAACTTCATGAAGATACAAAAGTTGGAAATTTTGTTGAAACCAAGAAAGCTATCGTCGGCCCCGGCAGTAAGATCAATCATCTGAGCTATGTTGGAGACAGCCTCCTCGGTAAAAAAGTTAATGTCGGTGCGGGCACCATTACATGCAATTATGATGGATATAATAAATCTGTCACAGAAATGGGGGATGGCAGTTTTATTGGATCAAATACATCTCTGGTTGCCCCTGTTAAAGTTGGTGAGGGGGCCATTGTAGCTGCGGGCAGCACAATCACAAAAGATGTAACAGAGAATAGTCTTGCAAGTGAGCGTGCAAAGCAAACTGAAATTTCTGGTTTCGCCACCAAATTTAGAGCACGTGCTCTTGCAAAAAAAGAGAAAATGAAAAAGGGCTAA